From the Lolium rigidum isolate FL_2022 chromosome 2, APGP_CSIRO_Lrig_0.1, whole genome shotgun sequence genome, one window contains:
- the LOC124688371 gene encoding 2,3-bisphosphoglycerate-dependent phosphoglycerate mutase 1-like yields the protein MAASTSQHALISIKPRAASSFGYDKKAGNVRFAPATNCCPSSRKLGLVYASKPQSSVIEPTQLPSSPESGTTPKKAGESALILIRHGESLWNEKNLFTGCVDVPLTPKGVNEAIEAGKRICNIPVDVIYTSSLIRAQMTAMLAMMQHRRKKVPIIVHNESERAHQWSEVYSEETKKQSIPVITAWQLNERMYGELQGLNKQETADRFGKDQVHEWRRSYDIPPPNGESLEMCAERAVSYFKDQIIPQLVAGKHVMIAAHGNSLRSIIMHLDKLTSQEVISLELSTGIPMLYIFKEGKFIRRGSPAGPSEAGVYAYTKNLAKYRQKLDGMVQ from the exons ATGGCTGCCTCCACGTCTCAGCATGCGCTCATCTCCATCAAACCGCGTGCTGCCTCCAGCTTCGGTTATGATAAGAAAGCTGGCAATGTACGCTTTGCTCCAGCAACGAATTGCTGCCCCAGCAGCCGGAAACTGGGATTGGTTTACGCGTCGAAACCGCAATCTTCGGTGATTGAACCGACCCAGCTACCGTCGAGCCCCGAGAGCGGCACCACCCCAAAGAAAgcag GCGAAAGTGCGCTTATATTGATTCGGCACGGAGAATCCTTGTGGAATGAGAAAAACCTGTTCACTGGCTGCGTCGATGTGCCCCTGACCCCGAAGGGTGTCAACGAGGCGATTGAGGCGGGTAAGAGGATATGCAACATCCCGGTTGATGTCATTTACACTTCATCGCTGATCCGTGCTCAGATGACCGCCATGCTTGCCATGATGCAGCATCGCCGTAAGAAG GTTCCAATTATTGTGCACAACGAGAGCGAACGGGCACACcagtggagtgaggtatacagtgAGGAGACAAAGAAGCAGTCCATTCCTGTCATAACAGCTTGGCAGTTGAATGAACGGAT GTATGGTGAACTGCAAGGCCTTAACAAGCAAGAAACGGCTGATCGGTTTGGCAAGGACCAAGTTCATGAATGGCGTCGCAGTTATGACATTCCTCCcccaaatggcgagagcctagagATGTGCGCAGAGAGAGCAGTTTCTTATTTCAAAGATCAA ATTATACCTCAGCTTGTGGCTGGAAAGCATGTTATGATTGCTGCCCATGGGAATTCACTTCGTTCAATTATAATGCATCTGGACAAGTTGACTTCTCAAGAG GTAATCAGCCTTGAGTTGTCTACTGGCATTCCTATGCTGTACATATTTAAGGAAGGGAAATTTATCAGGCGGGGGAGTCCAGCTGGACCTTCTGAGGCAGGTGTTTATGCTTATACCAAG AATTTGGCCAAGTATAGACAGAAGCTTGACGGCATGGTTCAGTAA
- the LOC124693161 gene encoding NF-X1-type zinc finger protein NFXL1-like — translation MIRFQIKNSSCTGTLPKSSSIIPQSPPRRLFPNSPAEDAATLGFPPRRRMQPSADRRRGNPSTAASRGVWRPRSAAAPTPTAADPHPIPTNAAPHHHDNAAPILPLPNPASDARPHHRRQRRPNPSNRHAPPQDRAPTNHSNSSRGPPAPLQERAPANHGNSRSHRRPPPQERAPPAPATAPAPAGAAVPQLVQEIQDKLARGAVECMICYDMVRRSAPVWSCGSCFSIFHLPCIRKWARSPASVSDATDPAASWRCPGCQSVHDVPARDIAYTCFCRRRRDPPNDLFLTPHSCGEPCSKPLGRTDPAAKGVSPNDDDAATRCPHLCVLQCHPGPCPPCKAFAPERPCPCGKQSIVRRCADRSTPVTCGQQCEQLLPCRRHRCEKVCHTGPCGDCQVNFSAQCFCGKKTETMLCGEMVVKGSLSEKDGVFSCSEACGHSLACGNHVCQDVCHPGPCGECELVPGKVTTCHCGKTKLQEKRASCLDPIPTCDKVCDKKLPCGLHRCKVTCHEGKCRPCLVRVEQRCRCGSSVQMVECYMVLMEEFRCNKPCGRKKNCGRHRCSECCCPLSKPFAQHEGGNMDPHFCQIPCGKKLRCGQHGCQHLCHSGHCEPCHETIFSELCCACGRTSIPPPQPCGTPTPSCPHQCMVPRPCGHPASHQCHFGDCPPCVVPVMRECTGGHVMLRNIPCGSKDIRCNQPCGKNRQCGLHACARTCHPPPCDPPIANGDASSSSGSKVSCGQLCGVPRRECKHTCNTPCHPSSPCPDVRCEVRVTITCSCGRITSTVPCSAGGSYNGDSMFDISIIQQLPMPLQHVESNGKRIPLGQRKLCCDEECAKMERKKVLAEAFDITPPNLDALHFGENSNASELLSDLFRREPKWVLAIEERCKFLVLGKARGNSSSNIKVHVFCHMTKDKRDAIRLIADRWKLSVQEVGWEPKRFVTIHVTPKSKAPARVLGSKAGIPVSASHPYFDPMVDMDPRLVVAMLDLPREADVSSLVLRFGGECELVWLNDKNALAVFSDPARAATALRRLDHGSAYQGAAMFCPSSTTQASSSGNVWVGAQRDGVSAAKTSANPWKKAGTSESDPSVGHSPGTSLLGQAPGSGWRCADTPGQAMGTNRWNALESAAATSSGATDKRKMPPRTDAGSSSASAPRPDIGSSAAPSARQAVPKLQPDFEVEDWEESC, via the coding sequence ATGATTCGTTTCCAAATCAAAAATAGCTCCTGTACCGGTACATTGCCCAAGTCCTCCAGCATAATCCCCCaatcgccgccgcgccgcctttTCCCCAACTCCCCGGCGGAGGACGCAGCAACCCTAGGTTTTCCGCCCCGCCGCCGCATGCAGCCCTCCGCCGATCGACGCCGCGGCAATCCATCTACGGCCGCCTCCCGTGGTGTATGGCGGCCCCGATCCGCTGCTGCGCCTACCCCCACCGCCGCTGACCCCCATCCGATCCCCACCAACGCCGCCCCTCACCATCATGACAACGCCGCCCCCATCCTACCCCTCCCGaatccggcctccgacgcccgtccgcaccaccgccgccagcgccgcccgaACCCCAGCAACCGCCACGCCCCGCCGCAGGACAGGGCTCCGACCAaccacagcaacagcagcagggGACCCCCCGCCCCGCTGCAAGAGAGGGCTCCGGCCAACCACGGCAACAGCAGGAGCCACCGCCGACCCCCGCCGCAGGAGAGGGCTCCGCCCGCGCCCGCGACCGCTCCTGCGCCGGCAGGAGCGGCGGTGCCGCAGCTGGTGCAGGAGATCCAGGACAAGCTGGCGCGGGGCGCGGTGGAGTGCATGATCTGCTACGACATGGTGCGGAGGTCCGCGCCCGTGTGGTCCTGCGGCAGCTGCTTCTCCATCTTCCACCTCCCCTGCATCCGCAAGTGGGCGCGCTCGCCGGCCTCCGTCTCCGACGCCACCGACCCGGCCGCCTCCTGGCGCTGCCCCGGGTGCCAGTCCGTGCACGACGTCCCGGCCCGCGACATCGCCTACACCTGCTTCTGCCGCCGGCGCCGCGACCCCCCCAACGACCTCTTCCTCACCCCGCACTCGTGCGGCGAGCCTTGCTCCAAGCCCCTCGGGAGGACCGATCCCGCTGCCAAGGGCGTCTCCCCCAATGACGACGATGCTGCTACCAGGTGCCCGCACCTCTGCGTCCTGCAGTGCCACCCTGGGCCATGCCCACCCTGCAAGGCGTTTGCTCCCGAGCGGCCGTGCCCTTGCGGCAAGCAGTCTATCGTGCGGCGGTGCGCGGACCGGAGTACGCCTGTTACGTGTGGGCAGCAATGTGAACAGCTGCTCCCCTGCCGGAGGCACCGCTGCGAGAAGGTCTGCCACACCGGGCCTTGCGGGGACTGTCAGGTCAACTTCTCTGCACAGTGCTTCTGCGGCAAGAAAACAGAGACGATGTTATGCGGTGAGATGGTGGTGAAGGGGAGTCTTTCAGAGAAGGATGGGGTGTTCTCTTGCAGCGAGGCTTGTGGCCACAGTCTGGCATGCGGCAATCATGTCTGCCAGGATGTTTGCCACCCAGGGCCGTGCGGGGAGTGCGAGCTTGTGCCAGGGAAGGTCACCACATGTCATTGCGGCAAGACAAAGCTGCAGGAGAAGAGGGCGAGTTGTTTGGACCCAATCCCCACCTGTGACAAGGTCTGTGACAAGAAATTGCCGTGCGGGCTTCATAGGTGCAAGGTTACATGTCACGAGGGAAAGTGTCGACCATGCTTGGTGCGCGTTGAGCAGAGGTGCCGCTGTGGCTCATCAGTTCAGATGGTTGAGTGCTACATGGTCTTGATGGAAGAGTTCCGTTGCAACAAGCCTTGTGGCCGGAAGAAGAACTGCGGGAGGCACAGGTGCAGTGAGTGTTGTTGCCCGCTGTCGAAGCCGTTTGCTCAGCATGAAGGTGGCAACATGGATCCCCATTTCTGCCAGATACCATGTGGTAAGAAGCTCCGCTGTGGGCAGCATGGATGCCAGCATCTCTGCCACAGCGGTCACTGCGAACCTTGCCATGAGACCATATTCAGTGAGCTCTGTTGTGCCTGTGGCAGGACATCTATTCCGCCACCACAGCCATGCGGCACACCAACTCCATCGTGCCCACACCAGTGCATGGTCCCTCGGCCTTGTGGGCATCCAGCTTCACATCAATGCCATTTTGGGGACTGCCCACCTTGCGTTGTGCCAGTGATGAGGGAATGCACTGGGGGACATGTGATGTTAAGGAACATCCCTTGTGGTTCAAAGGATATTAGATGCAACCAGCCCTGTGGAAAGAACCGTCAATGTGGACTGCATGCTTGTGCCAGGACTTGCCATCCTCCCCCTTGTGATCCGCCGATCGCAAATGGAGATGCGAGTTCAAGCTCTGGGAGCAAAGTTTCATGTGGACAGTTATGTGGTGTCCCAAGGAGGGAATGCAAGCACACTTGCAATACCCCATGCCACCCATCATCACCTTGCCCAGACGTGAGATGTGAAGTCCGTGTGACTATTACCTGTTCTTGTGGCCGTATCACTTCAACTGTGCCCTGCAGTGCTGGTGGATCCTACAATGGCGATAGTATGTTTGATATCTCCATCATACAGCAGCTGCCAATGCCTCTCCAACACGTGGAATCAAATGGGAAGCGGATACCTCTTGGGCAGAGGAAACTTTGCTGTGATGAGGAGTGTGCAAAAATGGAGAGGAAAAAGGTCCTTGCTGAAGCTTTTGACATTACACCGCCCAATCTGGATGCATTACATTTTGGTGAGAACTCAAATGCATCGGAGTTGCTCTCTGATCTTTTCCGGCGCGAGCCAAAGTGGGTGCTAGCCATAGAGGAGAGGTGCAAATTTCTTGTGCTTGGGAAGGCAAGAGGAAATTCTTCAAGCAACATCAAGGTCCATGTCTTCTGTCACATGACGAAGGATAAGAGGGATGCTATCAGGCTCATTGCAGATAGGTGGAAGCTGTCTGTTCAGGAAGTTGGTTGGGAGCCCAAGCGTTTTGTTACCATTCATGTCACACCCAAGTCAAAGGCACCTGCTCGCGTTCTGGGTTCCAAGGCTGGTATCCCTGTCTCTGCTTCCCATCCTTACTTTGATCCCATGGTGGACATGGACCCGAGGCTTGTTGTTGCAATGCTGGACTTGCCAAGGGAAGCTGATGTTAGCTCTCTAGTCTTGAGGTTTGGTGGGGAGTGTGAATTGGTTTGGCTGAATGACAAGAATGCCTTGGCGGTCTTCAGTGATCCAGCTAGAGCAGCGACAGCGCTGAGGCGGCTGGACCATGGGTCTGCTTACCAGGGTGCTGCAATGTTTTGTCCAAGCAGCACCACTCAGGCTTCGTCATCAGGCAATGTGTGGGTTGGAGCACAGAGGGATGGAGTATCGGCTGCAAAGACCAGCGCCAATCCATGGAAGAAGGCTGGTACCTCTGAATCTGACCCATCTGTTGGTCATTCTCCAGGGACAAGTCTGCTTGGCCAAGCTCCAGGGTCAGGGTGGAGGTGTGCTGACACTCCTGGTCAGGCCATGGGTACAAACAGATGGAATGCTCTGGAGTCTGCTGCTGCGACAAGCTCCGGGGCAACCGACAAACGCAAGATGCCTCCTCGCACTGATGCTGGGTCCTCCAGCGCTTCTGCTCCTCGCCCAGACATTGGGTCCAGTGCAGCCCCAAGCGCTAGGCAAGCAGTGCCCAAGCTGCAGCCGGACTTCGAAGTGGAAGACTGGGAAGAATCGTGCTGA